Proteins encoded together in one Rossellomorea sp. y25 window:
- a CDS encoding DUF1292 domain-containing protein — translation MEHGEKQITVVDEQGNEQLCEVLFTFESDKFGKSYVLYYPLGADENDEEEIEIHASAFLPGDEGQEGELKPIETEEEWDMIEEMLNTFLDEEEEAE, via the coding sequence ATGGAACACGGAGAAAAACAAATTACAGTAGTTGACGAACAAGGAAATGAACAATTATGCGAGGTTCTTTTCACGTTTGAATCAGATAAATTCGGAAAATCTTATGTACTATATTATCCACTGGGAGCAGATGAGAACGACGAAGAAGAAATCGAAATCCACGCGTCTGCATTCCTTCCGGGAGACGAAGGCCAAGAAGGCGAATTAAAGCCGATTGAAACAGAAGAAGAGTGGGACATGATCGAAGAAATGTTAAACACTTTCTTAGACGAAGAAGAAGAAGCTGAATAA
- a CDS encoding IreB family regulatory phosphoprotein, whose translation MSSFDKTMRFDFSEEPFEHDVKEVLLQVHDALQEKGYNPINQIVGYLLSGDPAYIPRHQDARNIIRRLERDEIIEELVKSYLKQHKEG comes from the coding sequence ATGAGTTCTTTTGACAAAACGATGCGGTTTGATTTTTCAGAGGAGCCGTTCGAACATGACGTGAAGGAAGTACTCCTGCAGGTTCATGATGCTCTTCAAGAAAAAGGGTACAACCCGATCAATCAAATCGTAGGGTACTTATTATCTGGAGATCCTGCTTACATTCCTAGACATCAAGATGCCAGAAATATCATCCGCCGTTTAGAACGTGATGAGATCATCGAAGAATTAGTCAAATCGTATTTGAAACAGCACAAAGAGGGATAA
- the ruvX gene encoding Holliday junction resolvase RuvX — translation MRVMGLDVGSKTVGVAISDELGWTAQGIETIKIDEDQGVFRIDRLKELAEEYQVDTVVVGLPKNMNNSIGPRGEASKAYGELIHQELSLPVKYWDERLSTMAAERVLLEADVSRKKRKKVIDKMAAMMILQGYLDSQK, via the coding sequence ATGCGCGTAATGGGTTTAGACGTCGGTTCTAAAACAGTGGGAGTCGCAATTAGCGATGAGCTTGGTTGGACCGCTCAAGGGATTGAAACGATTAAGATTGACGAAGATCAAGGTGTGTTCCGGATCGACCGATTAAAGGAACTTGCCGAGGAATACCAAGTGGATACAGTTGTAGTCGGATTGCCTAAAAATATGAACAACTCAATTGGTCCCCGGGGTGAAGCGTCTAAAGCTTATGGAGAGTTAATTCATCAGGAATTATCCCTTCCCGTTAAATATTGGGATGAGCGACTAAGTACAATGGCAGCGGAACGAGTCCTTTTAGAAGCCGATGTAAGTAGGAAGAAACGTAAGAAAGTAATTGATAAAATGGCTGCGATGATGATCCTTCAAGGATATCTTGACAGCCAAAAATAA
- a CDS encoding biotin transporter BioY — translation MNRKLRTIDLTLAGMFVALMAIGANITTFVPFMVVGGVPITLQTFFAILAGAILGSRVGAISMTVYALVGLVGVPVFARFGAGLSSIVSPTFGFIVSFILTAYITGKIVEKHKGIKVYIFAALVGMTVNYVVGTNWMYAAYKLWAAAPEGFTYKLAWAWMVVPLPKDIILAVCAGMMAHRLEKSVLSKSTFKNIKRAA, via the coding sequence ATGAACAGAAAATTAAGGACAATCGATCTTACACTGGCAGGGATGTTTGTTGCACTTATGGCGATAGGTGCCAACATCACGACATTCGTACCTTTTATGGTAGTGGGCGGTGTTCCCATTACGTTACAAACGTTCTTCGCCATTTTAGCTGGAGCGATTCTTGGAAGCAGGGTCGGGGCCATTTCCATGACAGTGTACGCACTGGTGGGACTCGTGGGTGTTCCGGTATTTGCACGATTTGGAGCAGGATTATCCTCTATTGTGAGCCCGACATTCGGATTTATCGTTTCGTTTATTCTTACAGCATACATTACAGGTAAAATCGTAGAAAAACATAAAGGAATCAAGGTCTACATTTTCGCGGCTCTAGTCGGGATGACTGTCAATTATGTGGTCGGTACGAACTGGATGTATGCAGCGTACAAACTTTGGGCTGCAGCTCCTGAAGGATTTACATATAAACTTGCATGGGCCTGGATGGTGGTACCTTTACCGAAGGATATCATATTAGCCGTGTGTGCTGGAATGATGGCTCATCGCCTTGAGAAATCGGTCCTGTCAAAGAGTACATTTAAGAATATAAAAAGAGCGGCATAA
- the mltG gene encoding endolytic transglycosylase MltG, producing the protein MALEKNKNIKETLMKKLLERQEEAKVIRKIVGLVILCLVIVIGGTAIGGYLYVNSALKPVDPDNTNPVKVEIPIGSGVTSIGNILEEKGIVKNSTIFKYYVKFNNESGFQAGSYDLTPSMTLNEIVNSLKTGKVMRKAEFKITIPEGLQLDQIAEIIADKSPYEKEEIEKKLNDKKWLEQLKQEYPALITDEILNKKIKRPLEGYLYPATYPFYEKKPSLEAILTKMIAQTNEVLAQYEGAMADREYTAHELLTLSSLIEEEATEKADRGKISSVFYNRIEEDMPLQTDPTVLYALGKHKDRTVYKDLEVDSPYNTYRVKGLPPGPIANAGVSSIEAALEPEDTEYYYFLASSNGSVYYSETLEEHNEKKAKYITNKEE; encoded by the coding sequence ATAGCTTTGGAAAAAAATAAAAACATAAAAGAAACGCTTATGAAAAAACTGCTGGAGAGACAAGAGGAGGCTAAGGTCATTAGAAAAATAGTAGGTCTTGTCATTCTTTGTCTTGTCATCGTTATTGGAGGAACGGCCATCGGTGGATACCTTTATGTGAATTCAGCATTAAAACCCGTCGATCCGGACAACACTAATCCAGTGAAAGTCGAAATACCTATAGGCTCTGGAGTTACTTCCATCGGAAACATTTTGGAGGAAAAAGGAATTGTCAAGAATTCAACGATCTTTAAATACTATGTAAAATTTAATAATGAATCCGGTTTTCAGGCAGGTTCCTATGACTTGACACCTTCCATGACGTTAAATGAAATTGTTAATAGTTTAAAAACAGGGAAGGTAATGAGAAAAGCAGAGTTTAAGATTACCATACCTGAGGGACTTCAATTAGATCAAATCGCTGAGATCATAGCTGATAAGTCCCCTTATGAGAAAGAAGAAATTGAAAAAAAATTAAATGATAAGAAATGGCTCGAGCAATTAAAACAGGAATATCCGGCACTGATAACTGATGAAATATTAAATAAAAAAATTAAACGTCCGTTAGAAGGATATCTATATCCCGCGACATACCCTTTCTATGAGAAGAAGCCTTCCTTAGAAGCAATCTTAACGAAGATGATTGCACAAACGAACGAAGTCCTCGCTCAATATGAGGGAGCGATGGCAGATAGGGAATACACGGCCCATGAGCTTCTGACGTTATCTTCCCTCATTGAAGAAGAAGCAACAGAAAAAGCGGACAGAGGAAAAATCTCAAGTGTATTCTATAATCGTATAGAAGAGGATATGCCCCTTCAAACCGATCCAACGGTGCTTTATGCATTAGGGAAGCATAAAGATAGAACCGTATACAAAGATCTTGAAGTGGATTCACCTTATAACACATATAGAGTGAAGGGGTTACCGCCCGGTCCGATCGCGAACGCCGGTGTGTCTTCGATTGAAGCGGCTTTAGAACCGGAGGATACAGAGTATTACTATTTCCTGGCTTCTTCCAATGGATCCGTTTATTATTCTGAAACATTAGAAGAGCATAATGAAAAAAAGGCGAAGTACATTACAAACAAAGAAGAATAG
- a CDS encoding YrzQ family protein gives MSFLNKTFASIVGFGAGIAASIYSQRSNMMNQRQMKRIRKQVKKLF, from the coding sequence GTGTCTTTCTTGAACAAAACATTTGCATCCATCGTTGGTTTTGGAGCAGGAATTGCGGCTTCCATCTATTCACAAAGATCCAATATGATGAACCAAAGACAAATGAAACGAATTCGTAAACAAGTAAAGAAACTTTTTTAA
- a CDS encoding ATP-dependent RecD-like DNA helicase, giving the protein MSQQDSLKLFGEEEIYIKGRHLVTIFHNEENLYTVVRIRVDETNDTYEDKEAVVTGNFPKIHEDETYVFYGRFQDHPKFGMQFHAKHFKKEIPQTTQGVVHYLSSDLFKGIGKKTAEKIVEHIGENAITKILENPSLLDEIPKLPKEKAKSIYDTLSEHQGLERVMIMLNDLGFGPQISMKVYQAYKEQALDIIQNNPYKLVEDIEGIGFTRADEIGSKIGLTGSHPDRIKAGCLYTLEQTCVKQGHVYLEAEELIVTVKELLEKSQPEKVDYTEISSQLVSLEEEGKVIGEGTKVYVPSLYFSEKGIVTNIEKILSQTQYKDQFPQSEFLLSLGALEDRLGVQYAPSQKEAIETALMSPMLLLTGGPGTGKTTVIQGIVELFADLHGCSLDPKDYKDEPFPVLLTAPTGRAAKRMTESTGLPAMTIHRLLGWNGQEGFKSDEERAIEGKLLIVDEVSMVDTWLAHQLLKALPEDIQVILVGDEDQLPSVGPGQVLKDLLKSEVVPTVRLTDIYRQEEGSSIIELAHYMKRGQVPQDLTKQQKDRSFFPCRTNQISEVVQKVVENAKKKGYSPKDIQVLAPMYRGPAGIDRLNELLQEIFNSNDGTRKEIAFGDVKYRIGDKVLQLVNQPENNVFNGDIGEIVSIFYAKENTEKQDMIIVSYEGNEVTYTRQDLMQITHAYCCSIHKSQGSEFPIVILPVVKSYYRMLRRNLLYTAITRSKQFLILCGELDAFTLGVEREDDFLRKTTLSEKLNGLTAAENTAVSPEEGLPIEEILLNEDPMIGMEGISPYDFMKA; this is encoded by the coding sequence TTGAGCCAGCAAGATTCTTTAAAGCTGTTTGGTGAGGAAGAAATCTATATAAAAGGAAGGCATCTTGTCACGATTTTTCATAATGAGGAAAATCTCTATACCGTCGTCCGGATCCGGGTGGACGAAACGAATGATACTTATGAAGACAAAGAAGCGGTCGTAACCGGGAATTTTCCTAAGATTCATGAAGATGAGACCTACGTGTTTTATGGGAGGTTTCAAGATCACCCAAAGTTTGGCATGCAGTTTCATGCAAAGCATTTCAAGAAAGAAATCCCACAAACCACACAAGGTGTCGTCCATTATTTATCAAGTGATTTATTTAAAGGAATCGGGAAGAAAACAGCTGAGAAGATAGTGGAGCATATCGGGGAAAACGCCATAACCAAAATACTCGAAAATCCGAGCCTGCTGGATGAAATTCCAAAGCTTCCAAAGGAAAAGGCGAAAAGTATTTATGATACGCTTTCCGAGCATCAAGGCTTGGAGCGGGTCATGATCATGCTGAATGACCTGGGATTTGGCCCCCAAATTTCCATGAAGGTCTATCAAGCCTATAAAGAGCAGGCACTTGATATCATTCAAAATAATCCTTATAAGCTTGTGGAAGATATTGAAGGAATCGGCTTTACCCGGGCCGATGAGATTGGTTCTAAGATCGGGTTGACAGGCAGTCATCCCGACCGGATCAAAGCAGGCTGTTTATACACCCTTGAGCAAACATGTGTGAAGCAGGGCCATGTGTATCTCGAAGCAGAAGAACTCATTGTTACGGTGAAGGAGCTGCTTGAGAAAAGTCAGCCCGAAAAGGTCGATTACACTGAAATATCCAGTCAACTGGTTTCCTTGGAGGAAGAGGGTAAAGTCATTGGAGAAGGCACAAAGGTATATGTTCCTTCTCTTTACTTCTCGGAAAAAGGAATCGTGACAAACATTGAAAAGATTTTGTCTCAAACCCAATATAAAGATCAATTTCCTCAATCCGAATTTCTTCTATCACTTGGAGCACTGGAGGACCGACTGGGAGTTCAATACGCACCTTCACAAAAAGAAGCCATCGAAACAGCGTTGATGTCCCCCATGCTTCTGTTAACCGGAGGACCCGGAACCGGTAAGACGACCGTCATTCAGGGGATTGTGGAGCTGTTTGCGGATCTCCATGGCTGCTCCTTGGATCCCAAGGATTACAAGGATGAACCCTTTCCTGTCTTACTGACAGCCCCGACTGGTCGAGCGGCAAAGCGCATGACAGAATCCACGGGCCTCCCTGCCATGACGATTCACCGACTTTTAGGCTGGAACGGTCAAGAAGGATTTAAGAGTGATGAAGAACGGGCGATTGAAGGAAAGTTGTTAATTGTGGATGAAGTGTCCATGGTCGACACGTGGCTTGCCCATCAATTATTGAAGGCCCTGCCTGAGGATATTCAAGTGATACTTGTCGGGGATGAGGATCAATTACCGTCTGTCGGTCCTGGCCAGGTACTAAAGGACCTATTGAAATCGGAAGTGGTGCCAACAGTCAGGTTAACGGATATTTATAGACAGGAAGAGGGCTCCTCCATTATTGAACTTGCTCATTATATGAAAAGGGGACAGGTACCTCAAGACCTGACCAAACAGCAAAAGGATCGATCCTTCTTCCCATGCAGAACCAATCAAATATCCGAAGTCGTTCAAAAAGTCGTTGAGAACGCGAAGAAAAAAGGGTACTCCCCAAAGGATATACAGGTCCTAGCTCCTATGTATCGAGGCCCTGCAGGTATCGACCGATTGAATGAGCTTCTTCAGGAAATTTTCAATAGCAATGACGGTACCCGGAAAGAGATCGCCTTTGGAGATGTGAAATATCGTATTGGGGATAAGGTTCTTCAACTTGTCAATCAACCTGAAAACAATGTTTTCAACGGGGATATCGGTGAAATCGTCTCGATCTTTTATGCGAAGGAAAACACCGAGAAGCAAGATATGATCATTGTTTCATATGAGGGAAATGAGGTCACCTATACGAGGCAAGATCTCATGCAAATTACCCATGCGTATTGCTGCTCGATCCATAAGTCACAAGGAAGTGAGTTTCCCATTGTGATCTTACCTGTCGTGAAAAGCTATTATCGGATGCTGAGAAGAAATCTTCTTTACACTGCCATTACCAGGAGCAAGCAATTCCTCATTCTTTGTGGGGAGCTTGATGCTTTTACCCTTGGAGTAGAGAGGGAAGATGATTTTCTCCGCAAAACGACCCTAAGCGAGAAACTGAACGGTTTAACCGCTGCAGAAAACACGGCAGTTTCTCCTGAAGAAGGTTTACCCATTGAAGAAATCTTGCTGAATGAGGATCCAATGATTGGAATGGAAGGCATCAGTCCCTATGATTTCATGAAAGCATAA
- a CDS encoding AI-2E family transporter, translating to MEKRPYAKWLYRLSIALILALFLYILYLLKPVWHPVLEVLFFSLLPFLIGGFIAYLLHPIVEKIHEAGIHRGIAIMLIYILFFGGLGYAVYKGTPIIIHQLKDLSENAPLFTKQYQRWLDYVQSETSTWPDGIQSQLEERIDGIEAWLTGLVAVVLATVMKFMNSFLLVAIIPFVSFYLLKDITKVKKFLWQLTPKKWRNSAISFSRDVDESLGGYIRGQLLVCLIIGGLSALTLWLIGMKYPLILGLIIGVTNVIPYFGPIIGAVPAAIVASTISVNMMIYVVIMVVVLQFLEGNILSPLIVGKSLHMHPLFIMAALIIGGEVGGVIGMIVAVPFLAVVKVAILHGRTHFIHAAGGD from the coding sequence ATGGAAAAGAGACCCTATGCCAAATGGTTGTACCGACTTTCAATAGCTCTTATTCTTGCTTTATTCCTATATATTCTCTACTTATTAAAGCCTGTATGGCATCCGGTCCTGGAAGTATTGTTCTTTTCGCTTCTACCCTTCCTGATAGGGGGATTCATTGCCTATTTGCTTCATCCAATAGTAGAAAAAATCCATGAGGCGGGCATTCATAGAGGAATAGCGATCATGCTCATCTACATCCTTTTCTTTGGAGGATTAGGGTACGCGGTCTATAAGGGGACTCCGATCATCATACATCAGCTGAAAGATTTATCAGAGAATGCGCCACTTTTTACAAAACAATACCAGAGGTGGCTGGACTATGTGCAAAGCGAGACCTCCACTTGGCCAGACGGAATACAATCTCAATTAGAGGAAAGAATTGACGGGATCGAAGCCTGGTTGACGGGGCTTGTCGCAGTCGTTCTGGCCACTGTGATGAAGTTTATGAACAGCTTTCTGCTTGTTGCAATTATTCCCTTTGTATCTTTTTATTTATTAAAGGATATTACGAAAGTGAAAAAATTCCTGTGGCAGCTTACCCCTAAAAAATGGAGGAACAGCGCGATTTCATTTTCAAGGGATGTGGATGAATCGCTGGGAGGTTATATCCGGGGACAGCTTTTAGTTTGTTTGATCATTGGGGGACTTTCAGCATTAACACTCTGGTTAATCGGTATGAAGTATCCCTTGATCCTCGGATTGATCATTGGAGTAACCAATGTAATACCCTATTTCGGACCGATTATCGGAGCGGTTCCAGCTGCCATTGTGGCAAGTACGATCTCTGTCAATATGATGATATATGTCGTCATCATGGTCGTAGTTCTCCAATTCCTGGAGGGGAATATCTTATCGCCCCTCATTGTCGGAAAAAGCCTTCATATGCATCCACTGTTTATTATGGCTGCCCTTATCATTGGTGGTGAAGTAGGGGGTGTGATCGGCATGATTGTGGCAGTGCCTTTTTTAGCTGTGGTAAAAGTAGCGATTTTACATGGACGAACCCATTTCATTCATGCAGCAGGGGGAGATTAA
- a CDS encoding O-methyltransferase, whose product MNEQVIHYIESIVKERPALIAEMEQYAEVHNVPIMELVGIEALLGMLRIQQPKRILEIGTAIGYSALRMAEALPHSTVVTLERDEGRFDAAQSFLSRSEDGKRIVTLFGDALELGEEVKKHGPFDAIFIDAAKGQYLKFFELYSGMLSEEGVVYSDNVLFKGLVAQEEVEQKRIRNMVKKLRNYNTWLMTHEQFNTSILPVGDGIAISKKRGERS is encoded by the coding sequence ATGAACGAACAGGTTATTCATTATATAGAATCAATCGTGAAAGAACGACCTGCATTAATTGCAGAGATGGAACAATATGCTGAAGTCCATAATGTTCCCATTATGGAGCTGGTGGGCATTGAAGCACTCCTTGGGATGTTAAGGATCCAACAGCCGAAGCGCATCTTGGAAATCGGAACGGCTATCGGATATTCCGCTCTCAGAATGGCGGAGGCTCTTCCCCACTCGACAGTTGTGACCCTTGAACGTGACGAAGGAAGATTCGACGCAGCTCAGAGCTTTCTGTCTCGCTCAGAGGACGGAAAGAGGATTGTAACTTTATTCGGTGATGCCCTGGAACTTGGGGAAGAAGTGAAGAAACACGGGCCTTTTGATGCGATATTCATCGATGCGGCCAAGGGACAATACCTTAAATTCTTTGAACTTTACTCCGGTATGCTGTCAGAAGAAGGGGTCGTTTACTCTGACAATGTCCTGTTCAAAGGACTTGTTGCTCAAGAAGAGGTAGAGCAGAAAAGAATTCGAAACATGGTCAAGAAACTACGGAATTATAATACGTGGCTCATGACCCATGAGCAATTTAATACGAGTATTTTACCCGTAGGAGACGGTATTGCCATCAGTAAAAAAAGAGGTGAGCGCTCATGA
- the bioB gene encoding biotin synthase BioB, whose protein sequence is MKTWKELALGVIEGEEITNEEALSILQSPDDELLELLHSAYLIRKHYYGNKVKLNMIINTKSGLCPENCGYCSQSIVSNAPIEKYRMVDKETILKGAQNAHQLNVGTYCIVASGRGPSNREVDHVVSAVKEIKEQYNLKVCACLGLLKEDQAKRLKEAGVDRYNHNINTSENHHENITTSHTYEDRVNTVEQAKAQGISPCSGIIVGMKETLQDVVDMSRSLKVLDADSIPVNFLHAIDGTPLEGTNDLDPRYCLKVLCLMRFINPTKEIRISGGREVNLRSLQPLGLYPANSIFVGDYLTTAGQEGTADHQMLEDLGFEVDYVKEVSEQATS, encoded by the coding sequence ATGAAAACGTGGAAGGAACTGGCACTTGGAGTGATTGAGGGAGAAGAAATCACAAATGAAGAGGCTTTATCGATTTTACAAAGTCCGGATGACGAGCTTCTGGAATTATTGCATAGCGCTTACCTGATTCGAAAACATTATTATGGAAACAAAGTGAAATTAAATATGATCATCAATACGAAATCAGGTTTATGCCCTGAAAACTGCGGCTATTGTTCACAGTCCATTGTTTCAAATGCTCCGATCGAGAAATATCGTATGGTGGATAAAGAGACAATATTAAAAGGAGCCCAAAATGCTCATCAGCTAAATGTGGGAACATATTGTATTGTGGCGAGTGGAAGGGGCCCGAGCAATCGTGAAGTCGATCATGTGGTTTCGGCAGTAAAGGAAATCAAAGAGCAGTATAACTTAAAAGTATGTGCATGTTTAGGCTTATTAAAAGAAGATCAGGCGAAACGGTTAAAGGAAGCAGGGGTGGACCGTTATAACCATAACATCAATACTTCAGAGAACCATCATGAAAACATCACCACTTCCCATACCTATGAAGACAGGGTGAATACCGTTGAACAAGCGAAAGCACAAGGGATTTCTCCCTGTTCCGGAATCATAGTCGGCATGAAAGAGACATTGCAGGATGTGGTTGATATGTCCCGCAGTTTAAAGGTGCTGGATGCCGACTCCATTCCCGTGAACTTCTTGCATGCTATAGATGGTACACCTCTTGAAGGAACAAACGACCTCGATCCGAGATATTGTTTGAAGGTTCTTTGTTTAATGCGTTTCATCAACCCGACTAAAGAGATCCGTATTTCAGGGGGACGGGAAGTGAATCTGCGCAGTTTACAGCCACTTGGACTTTATCCGGCCAACTCGATTTTCGTTGGTGATTACTTAACGACAGCCGGCCAGGAAGGCACAGCAGATCACCAAATGCTTGAAGATCTGGGGTTTGAGGTTGATTATGTGAAGGAAGTAAGTGAGCAGGCAACATCTTGA
- the alaS gene encoding alanine--tRNA ligase, producing MNKLTGAEIRQKFLDFFQEKGHGVEPSASLVPHEDPSLLWINSGVATLKKYFDGRVIPQNPRIVNAQKSIRTNDIENVGKTARHHTFFEMLGNFSIGEYFKVEAIEWAWEFLTDEKWIGFDPEKLSVTIHPEDHEAFDIWNKKVGVPAERIIRIEGNFWDIGEGPSGPNTEIFYDRGPEYGESPEDPELYPGGENDRYLEVWNLVFSQFNHNPDGTYTPLPKKNIDTGMGLERMACVVQEVPTNFDTDLFMPIISATEEISGKSYGKNSEIDVAFKVIADHIRTVSFAIGDGALPSNEGRGYVLRRLLRRAVRFAKQIEINRPFMYELVPVVSEIMVDFYPEVKQKAEFIQKVVKNEEDRFHETLNEGLAILSSIIKVQKSAGNKVIPGEDVFRLYDTYGFPVELTEEYAEEEGLTVDHDGFEREMEGQRERARSARQDVGSMQVQGGILSDITVESRFVGYDTLETTATILELLVDNERQPKVDKGQECQFILDQTPFYAESGGQIGDKGYIEAMGVKVFVTNVKKAPNGQNLHSAIVEEGTLEQNAQVLAKVSRESRTKVEKNHTATHILHQALKDVLGDHVNQAGSLVEPDRLRFDFSHFGSVSQEEIERIETIVNEKVWKAISVNTALKSLSEAKAMGAMALFGEKYGEEVRVVSIGEYSLELCGGCHVSNTSEIGLFKILSEGGIGAGTRRIEAVTAENAYKVLNDQVTQLKEVAGKLKANPKEVVNRVDSLLVEMKELQRENESLSAKLSNIEAGSLTDQVKVIDGVNVLSAKVAVGDSNGLRTMMDDLKQKLGSGVIVLATTGDDKVTIIAGVTKDLVEKGYHAGKLVKEVASRCGGGGGGRPDMAQAGGKHPEKVEEALQFVEEWVKSI from the coding sequence ATGAACAAATTAACAGGCGCAGAAATTCGTCAAAAGTTTTTAGATTTCTTTCAGGAAAAAGGACATGGTGTAGAACCGAGTGCATCATTAGTTCCGCATGAAGATCCGTCCCTTTTATGGATCAATAGTGGAGTAGCTACATTAAAGAAGTATTTTGATGGACGTGTCATTCCTCAGAATCCAAGAATCGTGAATGCTCAAAAGTCCATTCGCACAAATGACATCGAAAATGTAGGGAAAACAGCACGTCATCACACGTTTTTTGAAATGCTGGGTAACTTCTCCATTGGTGAATATTTTAAAGTTGAAGCGATTGAATGGGCATGGGAATTTTTAACCGATGAAAAATGGATCGGGTTTGATCCCGAGAAGCTTTCCGTTACCATTCACCCTGAAGATCATGAAGCATTTGATATCTGGAACAAAAAAGTAGGCGTACCTGCTGAACGAATCATTCGTATTGAAGGGAACTTCTGGGATATCGGTGAAGGTCCAAGCGGCCCGAATACAGAAATTTTCTACGATCGCGGACCGGAATATGGGGAAAGTCCTGAAGACCCTGAATTATATCCTGGTGGAGAGAATGATCGTTATCTTGAGGTATGGAATCTTGTGTTCTCACAATTCAATCATAACCCTGATGGAACGTATACTCCGCTTCCCAAGAAAAATATTGATACCGGTATGGGACTTGAACGTATGGCATGTGTCGTACAAGAAGTACCAACAAACTTTGATACAGATTTATTTATGCCGATCATTTCTGCAACCGAAGAGATTTCCGGTAAGTCATACGGGAAAAACAGCGAGATCGATGTAGCTTTCAAAGTCATTGCCGATCATATCAGAACGGTTTCCTTCGCAATCGGTGACGGAGCCCTTCCTTCCAACGAAGGCCGTGGCTATGTATTAAGAAGACTGCTTCGCCGTGCGGTTCGATTTGCGAAGCAAATTGAAATCAATCGTCCGTTCATGTATGAATTGGTTCCGGTTGTTTCTGAAATCATGGTTGATTTCTACCCGGAAGTGAAACAAAAAGCGGAATTCATTCAAAAAGTGGTGAAAAATGAAGAGGATCGCTTCCATGAAACTTTAAACGAAGGGTTGGCTATTCTTTCTTCTATTATCAAGGTACAAAAATCTGCTGGGAATAAAGTGATTCCTGGTGAAGATGTCTTCCGTCTGTATGATACGTACGGTTTCCCGGTTGAATTAACGGAAGAATATGCAGAAGAAGAAGGATTGACGGTTGATCATGACGGTTTTGAAAGAGAAATGGAAGGTCAGCGTGAAAGAGCGAGGTCGGCTCGCCAGGATGTGGGCAGCATGCAAGTGCAAGGAGGAATCCTAAGTGACATCACGGTAGAAAGTCGCTTTGTAGGATATGACACATTAGAAACGACTGCTACAATTCTTGAACTGTTGGTTGATAATGAACGTCAGCCGAAAGTCGATAAAGGACAGGAATGCCAATTTATTCTGGACCAGACACCTTTCTATGCAGAGAGCGGAGGACAAATCGGCGATAAAGGATACATTGAAGCTATGGGCGTGAAAGTATTTGTGACAAACGTGAAGAAAGCCCCTAACGGCCAAAACCTTCATTCTGCCATCGTTGAAGAGGGCACACTAGAGCAAAATGCACAGGTGCTTGCAAAAGTGTCCCGTGAATCCAGAACAAAAGTGGAGAAGAACCACACGGCGACGCATATCCTTCATCAGGCATTGAAAGATGTCCTTGGAGATCATGTCAATCAGGCAGGTTCTTTGGTGGAACCAGACCGTCTGCGATTCGACTTCTCTCATTTCGGTTCTGTTTCCCAGGAAGAGATTGAGCGAATCGAAACCATCGTCAATGAGAAGGTCTGGAAGGCTATTTCAGTTAACACAGCTCTTAAATCACTATCAGAGGCAAAAGCGATGGGAGCGATGGCTTTATTCGGAGAAAAATACGGCGAAGAGGTTCGCGTTGTATCGATTGGAGAGTATAGCTTAGAGCTTTGTGGTGGTTGCCATGTTTCGAACACGTCTGAAATCGGGTTATTTAAGATTCTTTCAGAAGGTGGGATCGGAGCAGGTACGAGAAGGATTGAAGCTGTTACAGCGGAGAATGCTTACAAAGTGTTGAATGATCAGGTTACTCAACTGAAGGAAGTAGCAGGCAAACTTAAAGCGAATCCTAAAGAAGTCGTCAACCGAGTGGACTCTTTATTAGTTGAAATGAAAGAGCTTCAGAGAGAAAATGAATCATTATCCGCAAAGTTGTCTAACATAGAAGCAGGCAGCTTAACGGATCAAGTCAAAGTCATTGACGGGGTGAATGTTCTTTCCGCGAAGGTGGCTGTGGGAGATAGCAATGGATTACGTACAATGATGGATGATCTTAAACAGAAATTGGGCTCAGGGGTTATTGTATTGGCAACAACTGGTGACGACAAAGTTACGATCATTGCAGGAGTTACGAAGGACTTAGTCGAAAAAGGATATCATGCTGGAAAACTTGTTAAAGAGGTAGCTTCACGCTGTGGTGGTGGAGGCGGTGGCCGTCCGGACATGGCTCAAGCCGGGGGTAAACACCCGGAAAAAGTGGAAGAAGCCCTGCAATTTGTAGAAGAATGGGTCAAATCCATTTAA